Proteins encoded within one genomic window of Rhododendron vialii isolate Sample 1 chromosome 1a, ASM3025357v1:
- the LOC131329886 gene encoding uncharacterized protein LOC131329886, translated as MVEKNPTVPFDPKNLLSGRGNKYPPGAPRKPESRHGRKATSKGNPLTALGGSKNWEGRMATESTRRSKSRREKESVAHSRSVHNNEDILYKKRQEIEEFARLIKKRKHEIRELERIREHLEDSGLSRRNSRGDRYAMVKYKKAPSVGRRSRSRSRTPEPRKASSRKRRSRSRSLTPKEGETRKHHRDRYERLDSDWERNAPNKTKERKEGTMSAREAARKALNNIASSPFARRLQEARLLSRVKHGAFILYETNIDPVAHIEHYQQAMFMHNGNDHARNEDDILQEYGKVVAKQAKGLAKKADKPEPKTYRERKDYGQDKKEPYKEKHAPDP; from the exons atggtggaaaaAAATCCAACGGTGCCATTCGACCCAAAGAATCTGCTAAGTGGGAGAGGCAATAAATACCCACcaggggctccgagaaagcccgaaagCAGACATGGGAGGAAGGCGACAAGCAAGGGTAATCCCCTGACCGCCCTGGGTGGCTCCAAGAATTGGGAGGGCAGGATGGCCACGGAGTCCACACGAAGGAGTAAATCCCGCCGTGAAAAGGAATCGGTTGCACACTCAAGAAGCGTGCACAATAATGAAGACATCCTCTACAAAAAGAGGCAGGAAATCGAGGAGTTTGCTCGTTTGATTAAGAAACGAAAGCATGAGATTCGAGAGTTGGAACGGATCCGAGAACATCTTGAGGACTCTGGACTTTCGCGAAGAAATTCCAGAGGAGACAGATATGCTATGGTGAAATACAAGAAGGCTCCTTCAGTAGGCAGAAGgagcagaagtagaagccgaactcCAGAACCGCGAAAGGcttcttcaagaaaaagaaggagcagaagccgGAGTCTCACCCCTAAGGAGGGAGAGACTAGGAAACACCATagggataggtacgagagacttGATTCTGATTGGGAAAGGAACGCTCCCAATAAAACGAAGGAACGCAAGGAGGGGACCATgtctgcacgagaagcagcacgaaaggCTCTCAacaatatagcatcctccccttttgcaaggaGGTTGCAGGAGGCAAGGCTGCTGAGCAGGGTAAAGCACGGTGCGTTCATACTCTATGAAACAAATATAGATCCTGTGGCGCATATAGAACATTACCAACAAGCAATGTTCATGCACAACGGGAATGAT CATGctaggaacgaggatgacatactccagGAATACGGCAAGGTGGTTGCCAAGCAAGCCAAGGGGCTTGCAAAGAAGGctgataagccagagcccaaaacatACCGGGAAAGGAAGGACTATGGGCAGgataagaaagagccgtacaaggagaAGCATGCCCCAGACCCCTAG